Proteins encoded together in one Chitinophaga varians window:
- the mreC gene encoding rod shape-determining protein MreC — MRNLIIFFRRYFNFFLFLLLEVICIVLVFQNNNLQRSAYLNSANDISGKLYDKYNNVQYYFHLKATNDSLVAENTRLHNAVRTSFDSVVTGTGLKIDTIRQYSDDTLHRVIGTQVRRYKYFEAKVINNSVNKPINYLTIHRGSLQGIRPNMGVISSSGVVGVVRSVSDNYAVVLSMLSKSNSVSISARLGQGKEMGSVHWDGDNATYAQLKDIPKSAKVHKGDTVVTSGFSALFPENIPIGYVDTVMMSDKAGTSYNIRLRLATNFYNVQYVYVIENLLKDEQQRLEDSTYKLIK, encoded by the coding sequence TTTCTTTAGGCGATATTTCAACTTCTTCTTATTTCTGCTGCTGGAAGTGATTTGTATTGTGTTGGTATTCCAGAACAATAACCTGCAGCGATCTGCCTACCTTAACTCCGCCAATGATATTAGTGGGAAGCTGTACGACAAATACAACAACGTACAATATTACTTTCACCTGAAAGCTACCAACGACAGCCTGGTAGCGGAAAATACCCGCCTGCACAATGCCGTTCGCACCAGCTTTGATTCTGTGGTGACAGGCACCGGCCTCAAAATAGATACGATCCGCCAATACAGCGACGATACCCTTCACCGGGTGATCGGCACCCAGGTCCGCCGCTATAAGTACTTTGAGGCTAAGGTGATCAATAACTCCGTTAACAAACCCATCAACTATCTGACTATCCACCGCGGCAGCCTGCAGGGTATCCGTCCCAATATGGGCGTTATCAGCAGCAGCGGCGTGGTAGGCGTGGTAAGAAGCGTGAGCGATAACTATGCAGTGGTGCTTTCCATGCTTTCCAAATCCAACTCGGTGTCTATCAGCGCCAGGCTGGGCCAGGGCAAGGAAATGGGGTCTGTACACTGGGACGGTGACAATGCCACCTATGCCCAGTTAAAGGATATCCCGAAGAGCGCTAAAGTACATAAAGGGGATACCGTGGTCACCAGCGGCTTTTCAGCGCTGTTTCCTGAAAATATCCCCATTGGTTATGTAGACACGGTGATGATGTCGGATAAAGCCGGCACCTCTTATAATATCCGTCTGAGACTGGCCACGAATTTCTATAACGTGCAATATGTGTACGTAATAGAAAATCTGCTGAAAGATGAACAACAACGACTAGAAGACTCAACTTACAAGTTGATTAAATGA
- the mreD gene encoding rod shape-determining protein MreD, whose protein sequence is MSILLRNIIRFAFLLLIQVFVLNKILIHQLVSPYLYMLFILALPFNLPRPVVMLLGFLMGISLDMFSNTMGIHAAACVFIAYLRPFIINVLSPQGGFETTQKTPSMTSMGVSQFLIYAAVLVFLHHVVFFILEVFGFGNPLYLMLKILLSTAASLILIVLYELLFFTKK, encoded by the coding sequence ATGAGTATACTGTTAAGAAATATTATCCGGTTTGCATTCCTGTTGCTGATACAGGTGTTTGTGCTCAACAAGATACTGATCCACCAGCTGGTGAGCCCTTATCTGTACATGCTTTTCATCCTGGCGCTGCCTTTTAACCTGCCGCGCCCGGTGGTGATGTTGCTTGGGTTCCTGATGGGTATCTCCCTCGATATGTTTTCCAACACCATGGGGATACATGCGGCAGCCTGCGTGTTTATCGCTTACCTGCGACCGTTTATTATCAATGTCCTGTCGCCCCAGGGTGGCTTTGAAACCACTCAGAAAACGCCGTCCATGACCAGTATGGGCGTTTCGCAGTTTCTGATCTATGCGGCGGTGCTGGTATTTCTGCACCACGTGGTCTTTTTTATCCTGGAAGTTTTCGGCTTCGGCAACCCATTGTACCTGATGCTGAAAATCCTGCTTTCTACTGCTGCCAGCCTTATTTTAATCGTTTTATACGAA